One Natrinema halophilum genomic window carries:
- a CDS encoding DUF6149 family protein, with translation MKLRQNVKHFAYRKALETPGIRSVANSGLVSLHTKIFAGKADPDRADERTAHLDGLFDATMDSYLRALQEGYSEAEAREITHIQANFDFYNHGWTEMMEFPVDELETHYDRYREFFERWDVTIDEPLGQFAPPEGLPDAPSTPDKLDDPEHPHAEGGFADDVYVETEDGELVVGGVDEPDEVDVSQAVGTRDED, from the coding sequence ATGAAACTCCGACAGAACGTGAAACACTTCGCCTATCGGAAAGCCCTCGAAACGCCGGGAATCCGATCTGTCGCCAACTCGGGTCTCGTCTCACTCCATACCAAAATTTTTGCCGGCAAGGCCGATCCCGACCGCGCAGACGAACGAACGGCCCACCTCGACGGACTCTTCGACGCGACGATGGACAGTTACCTGCGGGCACTTCAGGAGGGCTATTCCGAGGCCGAAGCCCGCGAAATAACCCACATTCAGGCCAACTTCGACTTCTACAACCACGGCTGGACCGAGATGATGGAGTTCCCGGTCGACGAACTCGAGACCCACTACGATCGCTACCGGGAGTTCTTCGAGCGGTGGGACGTGACGATCGACGAGCCCCTCGGTCAGTTCGCACCGCCAGAAGGACTGCCCGATGCCCCGTCGACGCCGGACAAACTCGACGATCCCGAACATCCACACGCGGAGGGGGGCTTCGCCGACGACGTCTACGTCGAAACCGAGGACGGTGAACTCGTCGTCGGCGGAGTGGACGAACCCGACGAGGTCGACGTTTCCCAGGCCGTCGGTACTCGCGACGAAGACTGA
- a CDS encoding homoserine kinase — MLTVRAPATSANLGSGFDVFGVALGTPADVVRVERAPKTTITVTGAGSKYIPENPAKNTVGAVAKALDAPARIRIDKGVRPSSGLGSSAASAAAAAVALNALYDRGRSREELVPIAAKGEALVSGEAHADNVAPSLLGGFTVVTDDGVTQVDASVPVVACLPEMSVSTRDARGVIPKSAPLEDVVDTVGNAATLTVGMTRNDPELVGKGMCDDIVTPERTSLIDGYERVREAALEAGATGVTVSGAGPGILAVCHRQDQREIASAMVDAFDAGGVESRAYQTAVGEGARLYR, encoded by the coding sequence ATGCTCACCGTGCGGGCACCTGCGACGAGTGCGAACCTCGGGAGTGGCTTCGATGTCTTCGGCGTCGCCCTCGGAACGCCCGCCGACGTAGTCCGTGTCGAGCGCGCCCCGAAAACGACTATTACCGTGACCGGTGCCGGAAGCAAATACATCCCGGAAAACCCGGCCAAAAACACCGTCGGTGCGGTTGCGAAAGCTCTCGACGCTCCCGCCCGCATCCGAATCGACAAGGGCGTCCGTCCGTCCTCTGGACTGGGTTCCTCGGCCGCAAGCGCGGCTGCGGCCGCCGTCGCACTGAACGCATTATACGATCGCGGCCGCTCTCGGGAGGAACTCGTCCCGATCGCTGCCAAGGGTGAGGCGCTCGTCTCGGGAGAAGCGCATGCGGATAACGTCGCCCCCTCGCTTCTGGGTGGCTTTACCGTCGTCACCGATGACGGCGTTACGCAGGTCGACGCGTCCGTGCCCGTCGTCGCCTGTCTTCCCGAAATGTCCGTGTCGACGCGCGACGCCCGGGGCGTGATCCCCAAATCGGCTCCGCTCGAGGACGTCGTGGACACGGTCGGCAACGCCGCCACGCTGACCGTCGGTATGACCCGGAACGATCCCGAACTCGTCGGAAAGGGAATGTGCGACGACATCGTCACGCCCGAACGCACGAGCCTCATCGACGGGTACGAGAGGGTACGCGAGGCCGCACTCGAGGCGGGCGCGACCGGCGTGACCGTAAGCGGTGCGGGCCCGGGGATTCTGGCGGTCTGTCACCGCCAGGATCAGCGGGAGATCGCCTCGGCGATGGTCGACGCATTCGACGCTGGCGGCGTCGAAAGCCGCGCGTACCAGACCGCCGTCGGCGAGGGCGCGCGGCTGTATCGGTGA
- a CDS encoding methyl-accepting chemotaxis protein — protein MDFARRLVPTAIRRRYAVKFGIALLILGISVALIGYVATAAISDQVENRVETDHASSASQEAQSLQMWNEQNEHTTEMIARSDVVASDDPAAIQQRYLDWKEHLDTDTFDISYVNLDDGTVSASTNESLRGASTSELNNIPSEAFSQASQTAPWVSSGYISQGEFGQDTTVVTYVQLSAENENRAIVYTANIEAYSDSFQNEGGVTTMVVDGNNEVILDNQDYGGEHEALGLNYSNVGLLKSARTEGATTYQLESSSLSFVDDVYGFGNDGHSEYVTSSARVFGTDWVVVTHEPASQALGYVNNIREWGILATILGVFMVGMVGAVLGRNTATSIDRLTEKASQMEQGNLNVDLETERIDNIGRLYNGFDSMRDTLRKQIEDAEAARQEAERERERVQELNDHLEDKAAEYCAVMGRAADGDLTARASVESENEQMQQIGEDFNQMLEEIEETIAELNRFATDVATASEQVTASSEEVRSASQQVTESVQEISDGADRQNESLQSVNQEMSGLSTTTEEIAASSNEVADIAERTVDTGREGQEAAQEAIAAMDEIETEAGSAVAEMRRLEEEVQQIDELINSISEIARQTNMLALNANIEASRSAGGSSDDEGFAVVAKEVKALSEDVAEAADEAEDRLEAIRERTEESAAEVEGTSSNIEDASDQVQEAVTALEEIAELAQETNVGVQEISAATEEQAASTQEVVSMVDGAATISEETTAEAENVAAAAEEQTTALTEVTKSASSLSQQAAQLSEALDRFDTDVDRDDVSFTSSFDVDEELAVGEPEFDGDDAAEETGDQGQGITFDTDGDADQADSDGTLAFDDDQTDDALAFGSGETVDDSTGPVNDESEEGAADPFESEMATDDETEYDAMKTPTSEGQNGDRDDLEGGLSADEILDLEDSDDGAAAGVGDADGTDGRAGDDPDAEVDPVNDGVDAGSTGDATREFDPGSEQTEDSDGAPDSDETDSPSFELVDDDGNEDSVAAPEFTDEREPDSFDDVDEDRDDSADDESPAEIDLDRDDAAAVSDADDANDANDADDEVDGEDVFTFGATSDDE, from the coding sequence ATGGATTTCGCTCGACGATTGGTGCCAACAGCTATCCGACGCAGGTACGCCGTTAAATTCGGGATCGCCCTACTAATTCTGGGCATCTCGGTTGCCTTGATTGGATACGTAGCGACAGCAGCAATTTCGGATCAAGTGGAAAACCGCGTCGAGACCGATCACGCGTCTTCGGCCAGCCAGGAAGCACAGAGTCTGCAGATGTGGAACGAGCAGAACGAACATACGACCGAAATGATCGCAAGGTCGGACGTCGTCGCCAGTGACGACCCGGCAGCGATCCAACAACGATACCTCGACTGGAAGGAACATCTCGATACAGATACGTTCGATATCTCTTACGTCAATCTCGATGACGGAACGGTGAGTGCGAGTACGAACGAGTCCCTCCGCGGCGCGTCGACCAGCGAACTGAACAATATCCCATCCGAAGCCTTCTCACAGGCGAGTCAAACCGCACCCTGGGTCTCGAGCGGGTATATCTCCCAGGGAGAGTTCGGTCAGGATACTACCGTCGTCACGTACGTCCAACTTTCCGCCGAAAACGAGAACCGAGCGATCGTCTACACCGCCAATATCGAAGCGTACTCCGACAGCTTCCAGAACGAGGGCGGCGTAACGACGATGGTCGTCGACGGCAACAACGAAGTCATCCTCGATAACCAGGACTACGGCGGAGAGCACGAAGCGCTCGGTCTGAATTACAGCAACGTCGGTCTTCTGAAATCCGCGCGAACTGAAGGGGCGACCACGTACCAACTCGAAAGTTCCTCGCTTTCCTTTGTGGACGACGTATACGGCTTTGGAAACGACGGCCACTCCGAGTACGTTACCAGTTCTGCACGCGTGTTCGGCACTGATTGGGTCGTCGTGACTCACGAGCCCGCGAGCCAGGCACTCGGCTACGTGAACAATATCAGGGAATGGGGTATCCTCGCGACGATTCTCGGTGTGTTTATGGTCGGCATGGTGGGTGCCGTTCTCGGCCGAAACACGGCCACCTCGATCGACCGGCTGACCGAAAAAGCCAGCCAGATGGAGCAAGGGAACCTCAACGTCGACCTCGAGACCGAACGAATCGACAACATCGGTCGTCTCTACAACGGATTCGATTCGATGCGTGACACGCTTCGCAAGCAGATCGAAGACGCGGAAGCCGCCCGTCAGGAAGCCGAACGCGAGCGCGAACGCGTCCAGGAACTGAACGACCATCTGGAAGACAAAGCTGCCGAGTACTGCGCGGTTATGGGTCGCGCCGCAGATGGCGACCTCACCGCCCGCGCGTCGGTCGAAAGCGAAAACGAGCAGATGCAACAGATCGGTGAGGACTTCAACCAGATGCTCGAAGAGATCGAGGAAACCATCGCCGAACTCAACCGGTTCGCGACCGACGTGGCGACTGCATCCGAACAGGTGACCGCGTCGAGTGAAGAGGTCAGATCGGCCTCCCAACAGGTCACGGAATCGGTCCAGGAGATTTCTGACGGCGCGGATCGGCAGAACGAGTCGCTGCAGTCGGTCAACCAGGAGATGAGCGGTCTCTCGACCACGACCGAGGAGATCGCCGCCTCCTCGAATGAGGTCGCCGACATCGCCGAACGGACCGTCGACACCGGCCGGGAAGGACAGGAAGCGGCCCAGGAGGCGATCGCCGCGATGGACGAGATCGAGACCGAAGCTGGCAGTGCTGTCGCCGAGATGCGACGGCTCGAAGAAGAGGTCCAGCAGATCGACGAACTGATCAATTCGATTTCCGAAATCGCTCGCCAGACGAACATGCTGGCATTGAACGCCAACATCGAGGCCTCACGTTCCGCAGGCGGCAGCAGCGATGACGAAGGGTTCGCCGTCGTGGCGAAGGAAGTCAAGGCCCTCTCCGAGGACGTCGCCGAGGCAGCCGACGAGGCCGAAGACCGACTCGAGGCGATCCGAGAACGGACCGAAGAGTCCGCCGCCGAGGTCGAGGGGACGAGCTCCAACATCGAAGACGCCAGCGATCAGGTTCAGGAAGCGGTCACCGCGCTCGAGGAGATCGCCGAACTCGCCCAAGAGACCAACGTGGGTGTACAGGAGATTTCCGCGGCAACCGAAGAGCAGGCGGCTTCGACCCAGGAAGTCGTCTCGATGGTCGACGGCGCGGCGACGATCTCGGAAGAGACGACCGCCGAAGCCGAAAACGTTGCTGCCGCGGCCGAAGAGCAGACGACTGCGTTGACCGAAGTAACGAAATCCGCGTCGAGCCTCTCTCAACAGGCCGCACAACTTTCCGAAGCGCTCGACCGATTCGACACCGATGTCGACCGCGACGACGTGTCCTTTACGTCGTCGTTCGACGTGGACGAGGAACTCGCCGTGGGCGAACCGGAATTTGACGGTGACGATGCCGCCGAGGAAACGGGCGACCAGGGCCAGGGGATCACGTTCGATACGGATGGCGACGCAGATCAGGCCGACTCGGACGGCACGCTCGCCTTCGACGATGACCAGACCGATGACGCGCTCGCATTCGGCTCTGGCGAGACGGTCGACGATAGCACCGGGCCAGTTAACGACGAATCCGAGGAGGGCGCGGCCGATCCGTTCGAGTCCGAGATGGCGACAGACGACGAGACCGAGTACGACGCGATGAAAACGCCTACGAGCGAGGGCCAGAACGGCGACCGAGATGATCTCGAGGGCGGCCTCAGTGCAGACGAGATCCTCGATCTCGAGGACAGCGACGATGGTGCTGCTGCAGGCGTCGGCGACGCTGATGGGACCGATGGACGTGCTGGCGACGATCCCGACGCGGAGGTCGATCCCGTAAACGACGGTGTCGACGCCGGGTCGACTGGAGACGCAACCCGCGAATTCGACCCTGGGTCCGAGCAGACGGAGGACTCCGATGGCGCACCCGATTCGGACGAGACAGATTCGCCGTCGTTCGAACTGGTCGACGACGATGGAAACGAGGACAGCGTTGCTGCTCCAGAGTTCACCGACGAACGGGAGCCGGATTCTTTCGACGACGTCGACGAGGACCGCGACGACTCGGCGGACGACGAATCCCCGGCTGAAATCGACCTCGACCGAGACGACGCTGCCGCCGTTTCTGACGCTGACGACGCCAACGACGCCAACGACGCCGACGATGAGGTTGATGGCGAGGACGTGTTCACGTTTGGAGCGACCAGCGACGACGAATAA
- a CDS encoding MFS transporter — translation MALNANDRAIAGFTMACHSLVHWFETSIPIFLVVWLTEFDVGVTLFGIVVALGYAPFGLGALPGGILADRYGTRPLILACLGGMSLAFLVLAVANSIVVIAAGLILWGVAASIYHPAGLSLISTGVEDRGTVFAWHGIAGNAGIALGPFVAASLLIFLEWSVVAALLAIPGVIAVLYGLRAEFDPTAAVADDSDAGPAEALSPAELVENTRTLFASAFAVVFVLVAFEGLYYRGTLTYLPQILRDLPAIESLALPTGLEGIQPGDYIYVGLLVVGMAGQYTGGKLTNRVDPDRGLAAIFVVLVALALAFIPITAAGVGLGAIIALCGALGFFLFAIQPFYQNAVAIYTPPDARGLSYGYTYLAEFGLGSVSIALGGFVLGALSRTAFFLLIGGFAIGGGVFAGALLVGRGRFLNGSGRSEAKADD, via the coding sequence ATGGCCCTGAACGCGAACGATCGGGCGATTGCGGGCTTTACGATGGCGTGTCACTCCCTCGTTCACTGGTTCGAGACCTCGATCCCGATCTTTCTGGTCGTCTGGCTGACCGAGTTCGACGTCGGCGTCACACTGTTCGGCATCGTCGTCGCGCTGGGATACGCACCGTTCGGATTAGGTGCGCTTCCCGGCGGGATCCTCGCGGATCGCTACGGCACCCGTCCGCTCATCCTGGCCTGTCTCGGCGGCATGAGCCTCGCATTTCTCGTTCTCGCGGTCGCGAACTCGATCGTCGTCATCGCGGCCGGGCTGATCCTGTGGGGTGTCGCCGCCAGCATCTACCACCCCGCCGGCCTCTCGCTCATCAGCACCGGCGTCGAAGACCGGGGCACCGTGTTCGCCTGGCACGGCATCGCCGGCAACGCCGGCATCGCGCTCGGCCCGTTCGTCGCTGCCAGCTTGCTCATATTCCTCGAGTGGTCCGTCGTCGCGGCGTTGCTCGCCATTCCGGGTGTCATCGCTGTTCTCTACGGCCTTCGCGCGGAATTCGACCCGACCGCAGCCGTGGCCGACGACAGCGATGCCGGCCCCGCCGAGGCGCTGTCACCGGCAGAACTCGTCGAAAATACGCGGACGTTGTTTGCAAGCGCGTTCGCGGTGGTCTTCGTCCTCGTCGCGTTTGAGGGCCTCTACTACCGCGGAACGCTGACCTATCTCCCGCAGATCCTCCGCGATCTTCCGGCGATCGAATCGCTCGCGCTGCCGACCGGCCTCGAGGGGATCCAGCCGGGCGACTACATCTACGTCGGGCTGTTGGTCGTCGGAATGGCGGGTCAGTACACCGGCGGGAAACTGACGAATCGCGTCGATCCGGACCGCGGGCTCGCGGCCATATTCGTCGTCCTCGTCGCGCTTGCGCTTGCGTTTATCCCGATAACGGCAGCGGGGGTGGGCCTGGGTGCGATCATCGCGCTCTGTGGGGCACTCGGCTTTTTCCTCTTCGCGATCCAGCCGTTCTACCAGAACGCCGTCGCGATTTACACGCCTCCGGACGCGCGTGGACTCTCGTATGGGTACACGTATCTCGCCGAGTTCGGCCTCGGGTCGGTAAGCATCGCACTCGGCGGTTTCGTACTCGGTGCCCTCTCTCGAACGGCGTTTTTCCTGCTGATCGGCGGATTCGCGATCGGCGGTGGCGTCTTTGCCGGTGCGCTGCTGGTCGGTCGCGGTCGGTTCCTGAACGGAAGCGGACGGTCCGAAGCGAAAGCAGACGACTGA
- a CDS encoding polysaccharide deacetylase family protein has translation MHRRTYLAAAATLPLAGCAGSETSSPSSAADPANDAGNGDGEPESATPSDRSTDDPELAGTVDDFEDLTTWDILGGALSPASDRAVVGTQSGRLEIPAAEPNGGLARRFSNPIDCSDVVPGVAVASDALVVPVVRLVDVDGNRVDYRRAIKADLPLARYNFGVKEIAGGFDPTAVEEVQLLVWTGEGASGSVWFDDLHFVPRPERGKVMFQFDDAHVTDYTEALPILEEYDYPAVSFVTTGYVDEGDVGGDTRLSTDQIHELHDAGWCIANHTVSHEDLPELTPKAQAAEIRGGKEWLIDRGLEAGADYFAYPFGAYDASTLEIVANHHDIAFAGGMPAQGYLSNTAQASRFGEPSVERARTAIERTASMRGITSLLFHRLEGERIADFEAIVETIREYESAGAIDVILPADLEREYRYQGH, from the coding sequence ATGCACCGACGAACGTATCTCGCGGCAGCAGCGACGCTCCCGCTCGCGGGGTGTGCCGGGTCGGAAACGAGTTCCCCCTCGTCAGCGGCCGATCCGGCGAACGACGCTGGAAACGGAGACGGGGAACCCGAAAGCGCTACTCCGTCCGACCGCTCGACGGATGACCCCGAATTAGCCGGCACCGTCGACGATTTCGAGGATCTGACCACCTGGGATATCCTCGGCGGCGCCCTCTCACCGGCTTCCGATCGGGCCGTCGTCGGCACGCAGAGCGGTCGCCTCGAGATTCCGGCGGCCGAACCGAACGGCGGCCTCGCGCGGCGGTTTTCGAATCCGATAGATTGTTCGGACGTCGTTCCTGGCGTCGCCGTCGCATCGGACGCCCTCGTCGTCCCCGTGGTGCGACTCGTCGACGTCGACGGGAACCGCGTCGATTACCGGCGAGCGATCAAGGCCGATCTACCACTCGCTCGGTACAATTTCGGCGTCAAAGAGATCGCAGGCGGGTTCGATCCGACTGCGGTCGAGGAGGTCCAGCTACTCGTTTGGACTGGCGAGGGAGCGTCCGGGTCGGTCTGGTTCGACGACCTCCACTTCGTGCCTCGGCCGGAGCGGGGGAAGGTGATGTTCCAGTTCGACGACGCTCACGTGACCGACTACACCGAGGCGCTGCCGATACTCGAGGAGTACGATTACCCCGCAGTCTCGTTCGTGACGACCGGCTACGTCGACGAAGGCGACGTCGGGGGAGATACCCGGCTATCGACCGACCAGATCCACGAACTCCACGACGCGGGCTGGTGTATCGCCAATCACACGGTCAGTCACGAAGATCTGCCCGAACTCACCCCCAAAGCGCAGGCAGCCGAGATCCGCGGCGGGAAAGAGTGGCTGATCGATCGGGGGCTCGAGGCGGGCGCCGACTACTTCGCGTACCCCTTTGGCGCGTACGACGCATCGACGCTCGAGATCGTCGCGAACCACCACGACATCGCATTCGCCGGTGGCATGCCAGCCCAGGGATACCTGTCGAACACCGCCCAAGCCTCGCGGTTCGGCGAGCCAAGCGTCGAGCGAGCGCGAACGGCGATCGAGCGCACGGCATCGATGCGAGGAATTACCTCGTTGCTCTTTCATCGACTCGAAGGCGAGCGGATCGCCGACTTCGAGGCGATTGTCGAGACGATCCGCGAGTACGAGTCTGCAGGTGCAATCGACGTGATCCTTCCTGCGGACCTCGAGCGCGAATACAGGTACCAGGGGCACTAG
- a CDS encoding ABC transporter substrate-binding protein has product MSYRDGVKNGTGETAASSAREIGLKRRRYLAAASGTASLSLAGCVETIGSVAGGAGENVPITIGLLAPNPDRNFIGRSMVRSAKVAVDGLGTINGRNVELVVGNTGQSPLEARRQYHRLVLEEGADVTVGVFTSEVLVNIMDDIAEQEMIHITSGAATTEASQMVREEYEKYKYHFRAGPNNDRDLGRNQVDFVTAMAPEVGWDSIAVIAEDYKWTEKPWEVYQNSLGDTDVEVVLTERYPPETDDFTDLYDRVQAAEADLAFITTAHTGTAALLDWVTPQPRPFAFGGIHVPMQLPAYYKLTKGACRFGISQTSATPTSKITPETRPFVQNYQEKWGESNPVYTGYHTHDAIKLFAHAVEETGTLDSDELVEFFEGTSFTGAAGTLEFYDRDHEYPHDLKYNMEDNVYFQWQENDDGEGVQEVVWPEKHRTAEYKAPPWV; this is encoded by the coding sequence ATGTCTTATCGTGATGGGGTGAAAAACGGAACCGGTGAAACGGCCGCGTCCAGCGCTCGAGAGATCGGTCTGAAACGTCGACGGTACCTCGCTGCTGCAAGCGGAACGGCGAGTCTTTCACTCGCGGGCTGTGTGGAAACGATCGGATCCGTAGCTGGTGGGGCAGGGGAGAACGTCCCGATCACGATCGGATTGCTCGCACCAAATCCGGATCGGAATTTCATCGGCCGATCGATGGTGCGATCAGCCAAGGTCGCCGTCGATGGACTCGGTACGATCAATGGCAGAAACGTCGAACTGGTCGTTGGAAATACGGGCCAAAGCCCGCTCGAGGCGCGTCGCCAGTATCATCGACTCGTTCTCGAGGAAGGTGCGGACGTCACTGTCGGCGTCTTCACGAGCGAAGTGCTCGTAAACATCATGGACGACATCGCAGAGCAGGAGATGATCCACATCACGTCCGGCGCCGCAACGACCGAAGCGAGTCAGATGGTTCGAGAGGAGTACGAGAAGTACAAGTACCACTTCCGGGCAGGGCCGAACAACGACCGCGACCTCGGACGGAATCAGGTCGACTTCGTCACTGCAATGGCCCCCGAGGTTGGCTGGGATTCGATCGCAGTCATCGCCGAGGACTACAAGTGGACCGAGAAACCGTGGGAAGTATACCAGAACAGCCTCGGGGATACCGACGTCGAGGTCGTGTTGACGGAACGCTATCCCCCGGAAACTGACGACTTCACGGACCTCTACGACAGGGTTCAGGCAGCGGAAGCGGACCTGGCATTCATAACGACGGCGCATACCGGGACCGCCGCGCTGCTTGACTGGGTCACCCCCCAGCCACGGCCGTTCGCGTTCGGGGGGATTCACGTCCCGATGCAACTGCCCGCCTACTACAAGCTGACCAAAGGTGCCTGTCGGTTCGGCATCAGCCAGACCAGTGCGACGCCGACCAGCAAAATTACGCCGGAAACGAGGCCGTTCGTCCAGAATTATCAGGAGAAATGGGGCGAATCCAACCCGGTGTACACGGGGTATCATACGCACGACGCGATCAAACTGTTCGCTCACGCCGTCGAGGAGACCGGAACGCTCGACTCGGACGAGCTGGTCGAATTTTTCGAAGGCACTTCATTTACCGGTGCCGCCGGAACGCTCGAGTTCTACGATCGGGATCACGAGTATCCTCACGACCTCAAGTACAACATGGAAGACAACGTCTACTTCCAGTGGCAGGAAAACGACGACGGCGAGGGAGTTCAGGAAGTCGTCTGGCCCGAGAAACATCGCACGGCGGAGTACAAAGCACCGCCCTGGGTGTAA
- a CDS encoding DUF7289 family protein: MREVLDTGWAGESRDTTADGNGFDITLTDRRRGQTHVLGIVLLIGIVVTGSAAVVLFGVTGLDAYESAAEIERAERSLLEFTHATHTAMGISGESVPITLGSVDHGSVETDEDVGRLRITFESASGTEVLYDEPLGAHRYVNADTEIAYQGGGLWRSDGNGSVPVSSPPLEYRDGTLTFSAVRVTARGNRRGDVDGVVRQSRPPTSVDLRERDRAVGRQGGVVRIDVESAYCDGWEREIGEAVPGRVTEGCSEGRPDRVRFGLTVPPAIGTVDSAIAARVVDVHRNAPPIEGVVRAETVDEDRVDGRVFESGYDYPSADAYVEALVENCQATEFDDLEGEISEPGRYCVDTIDDDLTFDTSEGDIEVVVRDAIGDPNYEEEIRVEGENDLTIAVDGPISARADAVIGNESDPGQTQLLVSADGTVTTASGGPTVAALVYAPDSNVSVQGNPTIEGSIVADHVDVGNIRPGVIAYDGRIAATDVVSESGSPLRYFDVSAYELSIDD, encoded by the coding sequence ATGCGGGAGGTTCTCGACACAGGATGGGCGGGGGAATCGAGGGATACCACAGCGGATGGAAATGGTTTCGACATCACGCTGACGGACCGACGCCGGGGCCAGACGCACGTTCTCGGGATCGTTCTGCTCATCGGAATCGTCGTCACTGGAAGCGCTGCGGTCGTTCTCTTCGGTGTCACCGGTCTCGACGCGTACGAATCGGCCGCCGAGATCGAACGCGCCGAACGCTCGCTGCTCGAATTCACCCACGCAACCCACACCGCTATGGGGATCAGCGGAGAATCGGTTCCCATCACTCTCGGTTCGGTCGACCACGGGTCGGTCGAGACGGACGAAGACGTCGGTCGCCTGCGCATTACCTTTGAATCCGCGTCGGGGACCGAGGTTCTGTACGACGAACCGCTCGGGGCGCACCGATACGTCAACGCAGATACCGAAATCGCGTATCAGGGCGGTGGACTGTGGCGATCCGACGGAAACGGGTCGGTCCCGGTCTCGTCGCCACCCCTCGAGTACCGGGACGGGACACTGACGTTTTCCGCCGTCCGGGTGACCGCCAGAGGAAATCGGCGAGGCGACGTCGACGGCGTCGTTCGCCAGTCCCGACCACCGACCAGCGTCGACCTCCGTGAACGCGACCGTGCCGTCGGACGGCAGGGTGGCGTCGTCCGAATCGACGTCGAGAGCGCGTACTGTGACGGATGGGAACGAGAGATCGGTGAGGCGGTTCCCGGACGCGTTACCGAAGGATGTTCGGAAGGCCGACCGGATCGCGTCCGATTCGGACTGACCGTCCCACCCGCGATCGGCACCGTCGATAGCGCCATCGCCGCCCGGGTGGTCGACGTCCACCGGAACGCGCCGCCGATCGAGGGGGTCGTGAGAGCCGAAACGGTCGACGAAGATCGGGTCGACGGTCGCGTCTTCGAGAGTGGCTATGACTATCCCTCGGCCGACGCGTACGTCGAGGCACTTGTCGAGAACTGCCAGGCCACCGAGTTCGACGATCTCGAGGGGGAAATCTCCGAACCCGGCCGCTACTGCGTCGACACGATCGACGACGACCTCACGTTCGATACGTCCGAGGGAGACATCGAAGTCGTCGTGCGCGACGCCATCGGGGACCCGAACTACGAAGAGGAGATCCGCGTCGAGGGCGAGAATGACCTGACGATCGCCGTTGACGGTCCCATCTCGGCGCGTGCGGATGCCGTGATCGGAAACGAGTCGGACCCTGGTCAGACACAGCTGCTCGTTTCGGCCGACGGAACCGTTACGACCGCGTCCGGCGGACCGACGGTCGCGGCGCTAGTCTACGCGCCGGACTCGAACGTTTCCGTTCAGGGGAACCCCACGATCGAGGGGAGCATCGTCGCCGATCACGTCGACGTTGGCAACATCAGGCCCGGCGTGATCGCGTACGACGGTCGAATCGCCGCTACCGACGTCGTGTCCGAATCGGGGTCGCCTCTCCGTTACTTCGACGTGAGCGCATACGAACTGTCGATCGACGATTGA
- the pdxS gene encoding pyridoxal 5'-phosphate synthase lyase subunit PdxS, which yields MADNTDLEELRRGTELVKRGFARMQKGGVIMDVVDTEQARIAEDAGAVAVMALEAVPADIRKRGGVARMADPADVAEIVDSVSIPVMGKSRIGHTKEAQILEAVGVDMIDESEVLTPADDAYHIDKRDFTAPFVCGARDLGEALRRIDEGAAMIRTKGEAGTGDVNQAVHHQRTIKGAIRKLEGMSHEEREAYAREIEAPAELVHETAEMGRLPVVNFAAGGIATPADAALMMHHECDGIFVGSGIFGAENPPVMAEAIVEATNNWDDPETLAEISKNLGKGMKGDANVDLSEEEKMQGRGV from the coding sequence ATGGCCGACAACACCGATCTCGAGGAACTGCGTCGCGGGACCGAACTCGTCAAGCGCGGCTTCGCGCGCATGCAGAAAGGCGGCGTCATCATGGACGTCGTCGACACCGAACAGGCTCGTATCGCCGAGGACGCCGGCGCCGTCGCTGTCATGGCTCTCGAGGCCGTCCCCGCAGACATCCGCAAGCGCGGCGGCGTCGCCCGGATGGCAGACCCCGCCGACGTCGCGGAGATCGTCGACTCGGTTTCGATCCCCGTTATGGGCAAATCCCGCATCGGCCACACCAAAGAGGCCCAGATTCTCGAGGCCGTCGGCGTCGACATGATCGACGAGAGCGAGGTGCTGACGCCCGCCGACGACGCCTACCACATCGATAAGCGCGACTTCACCGCCCCGTTCGTCTGTGGCGCGCGCGACCTCGGCGAGGCGCTGCGACGGATCGACGAAGGCGCGGCGATGATCCGCACCAAAGGCGAGGCCGGCACCGGCGACGTCAACCAGGCCGTCCACCACCAGCGCACCATCAAAGGCGCCATCCGCAAACTCGAGGGGATGAGCCACGAGGAGCGCGAAGCTTACGCCCGCGAGATCGAAGCGCCCGCGGAACTGGTCCACGAGACCGCCGAAATGGGCCGGCTCCCCGTCGTCAACTTCGCCGCCGGCGGCATCGCGACGCCCGCCGACGCCGCGCTCATGATGCACCACGAGTGCGACGGCATCTTCGTCGGCAGCGGCATCTTCGGCGCCGAAAACCCGCCCGTGATGGCCGAAGCGATCGTCGAAGCGACCAACAACTGGGACGACCCCGAAACGCTCGCGGAAATTTCGAAGAACCTCGGCAAGGGGATGAAAGGCGACGCCAACGTCGACCTCTCCGAGGAAGAGAAGATGCAGGGCCGGGGCGTCTAA